TATCAACAGGCAGAATCATACTTTCTCCCTCTCTTAACATTATCAACCTCGTCCTAGTCTAAGCCACGCCCATGACAAAAGATGGAGTTGGCGAGGCAGCCGGAGCTCCCCCTGCCGCCGCGTCGCAATACCCGCGCAGTATATTCCCTTCCTCGGCCGTAAAGCCGAGCGAAGTGAGCATCGCGGGCCAGCAGTTGCGGGTGATGACGTCGATGGCCCCACAGCACCCCGGCCCCAAGCTGGTCTCCCcgttgaggaagaagagga
This sequence is a window from Rhodamnia argentea isolate NSW1041297 chromosome 3, ASM2092103v1, whole genome shotgun sequence. Protein-coding genes within it:
- the LOC115748034 gene encoding egg cell-secreted protein 1.4-like; the protein is MALKCLLLLLALANTAADRAAAGEVKAPVGRYEPGLDLAARLEAVEASGGLVECWSALVELKSCTNEIILFFLNGETSLGPGCCGAIDVITRNCWPAMLTSLGFTAEEGNILRGYCDAAAGGAPAASPTPSFVMGVA